A window from Salvia miltiorrhiza cultivar Shanhuang (shh) chromosome 2, IMPLAD_Smil_shh, whole genome shotgun sequence encodes these proteins:
- the LOC131009364 gene encoding uncharacterized protein LOC131009364, producing the protein MSNAEEVKVSLKVMMNKEKSKVLYAESDSHFADIVLSFLTLPLGRIVKVLEKHYGDDAPTIGSLHNLYHCLANFDSSHFVTEGAKQALLYSASSFEAEYRMLKVDISDSPPAEYFFCADCDDNAFRCESIYYDVIDCTFYGNMMIKVVGKIYEADAPSDGVLTKHTSSFLISNDLHLLPKDARFVTTIGILGITATDMDNAESIKVDFGLSEIMKLFKASLTSPTPLSDLILNKTTAQMNNTPVVGSQQNEDKRYYGDVSLNVIVQKSTGKLLCVQANEKFVESLFNLLSIPLGRVEHLLAGDTCFKAVNNLYRSTVDLIDNEHFKNARARNRVKEPSVPHGCMSRNLYILGITEDWPWYMNNDNKNNNSVMFPEGKGIYLQGPRSYIVKDDLTVEPYCFVTLLSRFRELKIPASDLEEVELKMGKKEVLSILKASLTSTTVLSDALLTLLPKKQPKREEL; encoded by the exons ATGTCTAATGCTGAAGAAGTAAAGGTCTCACTGAAAGTGATGATGAACAAAGAGAAATCTAAGGTGCTGTATGCAGAATCCGATAGCCATTTTGCAGACATTGTGTTGAGCTTCTTGACTTTGCCGCTGGGAAGGATTGTGAAGGTTCTGGAGAAACACTACGGAGATGATGCACCCACCATTGGAAGCTTACACAATTTGTATCACTGCTTAGCAAATTTTGACAGCTCCCATTTTGTGACGGAGGGTGCTAAGCAGGCTCTGCTCTATTCAGCAAGTTCGTTCGAAGCTGAATACAGAATGCTGAAAGTGGATATCAGTGATTCTCCGCCTGCTGAATACTTCTTTTGTGCCGATTGCGACGACAATGCATTTCGTTGTGAAAGCATCTACTACGATGTCATTGATTGCACCTTTTACGGTAATATGATGATTAAAGTAGTTGGGAAGATTTATGAAGCTGATGCTCCTAGTGATGGCGTTTTGACCAAGCATACATCATCTTTCCTAATCTCTAATGATCTGCACCTACTACCAAAGGATGCAAGATTCGTAACAACTATAGGAATTCTTGGCATTACTGCTACAGACATGGATAATGCTGAGTCAATCAAAGTGGATTTTGGGTTAAGTGAG ATTATGAAGTTGTTCAAGGCATCCTTGACGTCCCCAACTCCACTGTCGGACCTCATCCTCAACAAAACTACGGCACAGATGAATAACACTCCAGTTGTGGGATCTCAACAGAACGAAGATAAGCGCTACTATGGGGATGTTTCTTTGAACGTGATTGTTCAAAAATCTACAGGCAAGTTGTTGTGTGTTCAAGCTAACGAAAAGTTTGTAGAGTCTCTGTTTAATCTCCTCAGTATCCCACTAGGAAgagttgagcaccttctggctGGTGATACGTGTTTTAAGGCTGTAAATAACTTGTATCGGAGCACTGTCGATCTTATTGATAACGAGCATTTCAAGAACGCTCGTGCGAGAAATAGGGTAAAGGAACCCAGTGTGCCTCATGGGTGTATGTCCAGAAACCTCTACATTCTTGGCATTACTGAAGATTGGCCTTGGTACATGAATAATGATAACAAAAACAATAATTCTGTTATGTTTCCTGAAGGCAAGGGGATTTATCTCCAAGGACCAAGATCCTATATAGTTAAGGATGATTTAACTGTTGAGCCCTATTGTTTTGTCACGCTCCTTTCCAGATTTAGAGAGCTGAAAATTCCTGCATCTGATTTGGAAGAAGTGGAGCTGAAAATGGGAAAGAAAGAg GTTTTGAGCATACTGAAAGCGTCTCTTACATCGACTACGGTTCTCTCCGATGCTCTGCTCACTCTTTTACCCAAAAAACAACCAAAGAGAGAAGAACTCtga